In Arthrobacter sp. MN05-02, one genomic interval encodes:
- a CDS encoding hypothetical protein (possible pseudo due to frameshift), producing MVHGDAGVAGPWAAKASPGDALVLMGPSGKWSPDQDADWHLFVGDDSALPAIAAGIEALHPDAVGHAYLEVDSAADILPLAAPAGLELHWLQRDGQLAGTTTLLADAVAAGPWPEGSVDAFVHGERGAMKALRDVLFKDKGLARSQVSLSGYWAYGREEDTFQAEKREPIGKILDD from the coding sequence GTGGTCCACGGCGATGCCGGTGTCGCCGGCCCGTGGGCGGCGAAGGCCTCCCCGGGTGACGCCCTCGTGCTGATGGGTCCGTCCGGCAAGTGGTCGCCCGACCAGGACGCCGACTGGCACCTGTTCGTCGGGGACGACTCCGCCCTTCCGGCGATCGCGGCCGGCATCGAGGCGCTGCACCCGGACGCCGTGGGGCACGCCTATCTCGAGGTGGACAGCGCCGCCGACATCCTCCCCCTCGCCGCGCCCGCGGGCCTCGAACTGCACTGGCTCCAGCGGGACGGTCAGCTGGCCGGCACGACGACGCTGCTGGCGGACGCCGTCGCCGCCGGGCCGTGGCCCGAGGGTTCCGTCGACGCCTTCGTGCACGGCGAGCGCGGCGCCATGAAGGCGCTCCGTGACGTCCTGTTCAAGGACAAGGGCCTGGCGCGCTCGCAGGTCTCCCTGTCCGGGTACTGGGCCTACGGCCGCGAGGAGGACACCTTCCAGGCGGAGAAGCGGGAGCCGATCGGCAAGATCCTCGACGACTAG
- a CDS encoding hypothetical protein (possible pseudo due to frameshift): protein MSSPLSEPSRKPPRPQAVLTVLETRWLSPHLVRVVAGGPGFADLQECDATDKYAKLLFAKPELGLVPPYDLAALKDALPAEDRPVKRTLHHPLARLRGAAACHRLRGPRRCRCRRPVGGEGLPG, encoded by the coding sequence ATGTCCTCGCCCCTGTCCGAACCGTCCCGCAAGCCACCTCGTCCGCAGGCCGTCCTCACCGTCCTGGAGACCCGGTGGCTGAGTCCGCACCTCGTGCGGGTGGTGGCGGGCGGACCGGGTTTCGCGGACCTCCAGGAGTGCGACGCCACCGACAAGTACGCCAAGCTGCTCTTCGCGAAGCCGGAACTCGGGCTGGTACCGCCCTACGACCTCGCGGCGCTGAAGGACGCGCTGCCGGCAGAGGACCGCCCGGTGAAGCGGACCCTACACCATCCGCTGGCTCGACTCCGCGGAGCAGCGGCTTGCCATCGACTTCGTGGTCCACGGCGATGCCGGTGTCGCCGGCCCGTGGGCGGCGAAGGCCTCCCCGGGTGA